One region of Sphingomonas kaistensis genomic DNA includes:
- a CDS encoding endonuclease/exonuclease/phosphatase family protein has product MEDSSHSLRIATFNCEWRRTQSGDASLIRERVFYSGVDIVCLTETHHDFMDDCGGYTVASTSMLTGVGTKTRRKVLLWSRTPWCDVDTSGPPGIPEARYVAATTQTSLGAIRIVGVVIPYSFAGVQYGEVKLRPWELHIQYLDALDASVSAEPTRTVLLGDFNQRVPRKHQPSRVFKRLEEVLISRFELATAGALHPLRRQSIDHICVSKDLSPVEVSTIDNERPGGGLISDHFGVRTLVKLAA; this is encoded by the coding sequence GTGGAGGATTCATCGCACAGTCTGCGGATCGCGACGTTCAATTGCGAGTGGCGACGAACGCAATCGGGGGACGCATCGCTAATCCGAGAACGGGTATTTTATAGCGGCGTGGACATCGTTTGCCTGACTGAGACACACCACGATTTCATGGATGACTGCGGCGGATATACCGTCGCCTCCACTTCCATGCTTACTGGAGTAGGCACGAAAACACGGCGTAAGGTGCTTCTCTGGAGCAGAACCCCTTGGTGCGATGTAGACACCTCAGGGCCGCCCGGAATCCCCGAGGCGCGCTATGTGGCAGCTACCACCCAAACCTCACTCGGAGCCATTCGGATCGTGGGTGTCGTCATCCCTTACAGCTTCGCGGGCGTGCAGTACGGCGAGGTGAAGCTCCGCCCTTGGGAGTTGCACATTCAGTACCTGGACGCGCTAGATGCGTCAGTCTCCGCAGAACCCACGCGTACTGTTCTCCTTGGCGATTTCAACCAGCGCGTACCTCGCAAGCATCAGCCGTCACGGGTCTTCAAGAGACTTGAGGAAGTGCTGATCAGTCGTTTTGAGCTCGCCACAGCCGGCGCCCTGCACCCGCTGAGACGGCAATCGATAGATCACATCTGTGTCAGCAAAGATCTCTCACCTGTAGAGGTCAGCACAATAGATAACGAACGGCCTGGCGGCGGGCTAATTAGCGATCACTTCGGCGTCCGGACTCTCGTCAAGTTAGCGGCCTAA
- a CDS encoding nuclease-related domain-containing protein, whose product MILKEADDRSGDLAELERLHSASTDERQRMEIRRQILMLRSGVSGERDAAHFLNREFGESENVLVVHDLRFEVDDEFAQIDHLVLHRIQRSAWVLETKNHAGRLTCDEHGDWTVWRGSKPQSIASPINQARRQCEWLRLWLERHGIKPLRKIEPVVLISPTSSMNRKHLGPSEHVVKSDNFRAWWDQQTDAIGFVSALGMVGKHLTSGMSKDEFFALGQSLLSAHVKQDCAWTARFTAEEGSASSKSPAAEKQRVEGTRAAEQTFPLSVKTGFGVVTITRVSDGLLALRNEKNPELIKVVRGACKGRARWQPRYRNWLLREADLPTVLMGLEAVAHTSLSTQNSVLPLGL is encoded by the coding sequence TTGATACTGAAGGAAGCAGACGATCGCAGCGGCGATCTAGCGGAGCTAGAGAGGCTGCACTCAGCATCCACCGACGAGCGGCAAAGGATGGAGATCAGGCGCCAGATCTTGATGCTCCGAAGCGGGGTCTCTGGAGAACGGGACGCCGCTCACTTCCTCAATCGCGAGTTCGGTGAGAGCGAAAACGTTCTGGTCGTCCATGATCTGCGCTTCGAGGTTGATGATGAATTCGCCCAGATTGATCACCTTGTACTGCATCGTATCCAGCGCTCCGCCTGGGTGCTGGAGACCAAGAACCATGCTGGCAGGCTGACCTGCGACGAGCATGGGGACTGGACTGTTTGGCGCGGCTCTAAGCCACAATCGATAGCCTCACCAATCAACCAGGCGCGCCGGCAATGTGAGTGGCTTCGCCTCTGGTTGGAACGGCATGGGATTAAGCCGCTTCGGAAGATTGAACCGGTGGTGCTTATATCTCCGACTTCCAGCATGAACCGAAAGCATCTTGGGCCTTCCGAGCACGTCGTGAAATCCGATAACTTTAGGGCTTGGTGGGATCAGCAGACTGATGCCATCGGTTTCGTCTCTGCCTTAGGCATGGTCGGCAAACATCTGACCAGCGGTATGTCGAAGGACGAGTTTTTCGCCCTTGGCCAGAGTCTGCTGAGCGCTCACGTAAAGCAAGATTGCGCCTGGACCGCACGCTTCACTGCGGAGGAAGGCTCCGCCTCATCCAAGAGTCCTGCGGCCGAGAAACAAAGGGTCGAGGGCACACGGGCAGCCGAGCAGACCTTTCCCCTGTCAGTGAAAACCGGTTTCGGGGTGGTCACAATCACTCGCGTGAGCGATGGGCTGCTTGCCTTACGCAACGAGAAGAATCCCGAGCTGATCAAAGTGGTTCGTGGAGCATGCAAAGGAAGGGCTCGATGGCAGCCCAGATACAGAAATTGGCTCCTTCGGGAAGCTGACCTACCTACTGTCCTGATGGGCTTGGAAGCTGTTGCTCACACGTCCCTATCAACTCAAAACTCAGTTCTGCCGCTCGGCCTGTAG
- a CDS encoding DUF7662 domain-containing protein: MSRKYHKLTKHLANLDDTRWRATFQEIERVSDVSLPESARTYQAWWANQMRSQSLSWQLAGWKAVDLDLKNEQVTFVYVGGDEEGSEEAKDGQTNGTGSGAQRLTIAEAKAGLAATFGVDPTQIEITIKG; the protein is encoded by the coding sequence ATGAGTCGGAAATATCATAAACTTACAAAGCATCTGGCGAATTTGGACGACACCCGGTGGCGAGCAACCTTCCAGGAGATCGAACGGGTATCAGACGTTTCTCTCCCAGAAAGCGCGAGGACTTATCAGGCGTGGTGGGCCAACCAGATGCGGTCGCAAAGCCTCAGCTGGCAGCTAGCCGGGTGGAAGGCAGTAGATCTTGATCTCAAAAATGAGCAGGTCACTTTTGTATATGTTGGAGGTGATGAAGAAGGCAGCGAGGAAGCCAAAGACGGTCAAACGAACGGAACCGGCAGCGGCGCTCAGAGGCTGACAATCGCCGAGGCGAAAGCCGGGCTCGCTGCAACCTTCGGAGTCGATCCAACTCAGATCGAGATTACAATCAAAGGCTGA
- a CDS encoding potassium channel family protein, translating to MTTDTDTLNKPVGTAPALVNKEEDDQHGLLNPDVPVRRLTSRFGLLVNRASYADLLLLALAVLLLSSVYFWLVPDQLHSDPAEQGLGRAIYFSVVTFTSLGYGDLAPEGFGRIVAALVVAFGLVLTALVIGKVASERQANTLLLLHTSDTQRRIAEFGERLASLRDQISGDISGGQTAALFDKLGRQLRLTRGLANYLTFNAHHASVLEFGNFTALIGLYTEIKASFDLLATLVPRSVKLLPLSGDRQRALVLKRMLKSMAELQRVVERMKSLHQAPPPRGPLWRVLLKRFRPTSAPAITSAEQGAQLRLERISDLVVPQLAEARRWVATTYNPVQVERVYAEAPRGMTSTWSKGVHKTIAKKLGISNKTAQKCISELLETGRLPKPTKTPATKYRQPESDMPERCLTDATSRDDQ from the coding sequence ATGACCACCGACACTGACACCCTTAACAAGCCCGTCGGAACCGCCCCTGCTCTCGTAAACAAGGAGGAGGATGATCAGCACGGGTTGCTCAACCCCGATGTACCTGTCCGTCGGCTAACCAGCCGGTTCGGGCTTTTGGTGAATCGAGCCAGCTACGCAGATCTCCTGCTGCTGGCGCTGGCCGTCTTGCTGCTGTCGTCTGTCTACTTCTGGCTTGTGCCAGACCAATTACACTCTGATCCAGCCGAGCAGGGGCTTGGCCGGGCCATCTATTTCTCGGTCGTTACGTTCACATCGCTTGGTTATGGCGATCTCGCACCTGAGGGCTTCGGCCGCATCGTTGCAGCTCTGGTCGTGGCGTTCGGTTTGGTGCTGACCGCATTGGTAATTGGAAAAGTCGCATCAGAGCGGCAAGCCAATACTTTGCTGCTGCTTCACACGAGTGACACGCAGCGGCGCATCGCAGAGTTCGGCGAACGGTTGGCGTCCCTACGCGACCAGATCTCCGGCGATATCAGTGGCGGCCAGACTGCCGCTTTGTTCGACAAGTTGGGCAGACAGCTTAGGCTGACTCGAGGGCTTGCCAATTACCTTACGTTCAACGCCCACCATGCAAGCGTTTTGGAGTTTGGCAACTTCACCGCCCTGATTGGTCTCTATACTGAGATCAAGGCCTCCTTTGATCTGCTGGCAACGCTCGTTCCACGCTCCGTCAAGCTCCTTCCGCTCTCGGGCGACCGACAGCGTGCATTGGTGTTGAAACGCATGCTCAAGAGTATGGCCGAGCTGCAGCGCGTCGTTGAACGAATGAAGAGCTTGCATCAGGCACCACCACCTCGGGGGCCCCTGTGGCGTGTGTTGTTGAAACGCTTTCGGCCAACGAGCGCTCCTGCAATAACAAGCGCGGAGCAAGGAGCGCAATTGCGCCTGGAGCGGATTTCGGACTTGGTGGTGCCTCAATTAGCGGAGGCGCGACGTTGGGTGGCGACGACTTACAATCCGGTGCAGGTCGAAAGGGTTTACGCCGAAGCACCACGGGGCATGACATCAACATGGTCAAAGGGCGTCCATAAGACGATCGCGAAGAAGCTCGGTATTTCCAATAAGACTGCGCAGAAATGCATCAGCGAGCTCTTGGAAACAGGTCGACTTCCCAAGCCAACCAAAACGCCGGCTACGAAATACCGGCAGCCAGAAAGCGACATGCCCGAAAGGTGCTTGACCGATGCGACTTCTCGCGATGATCAGTGA
- a CDS encoding DUF11 domain-containing protein produces MTRSARLFLASLIALAAILLGVSGPAIAAPIENRASLSLQLGGTRQTYFSNTVVADRLLPPSPSKVMFLRTASSGGVIVPTDGGLCRDAKGSFSSSAAARVAADGSQQQMAIETAAAHAGDKLIVSLTDANRNTDPTSREWVEVTLTSSNGDEELLRLRETGPDTGLFAAEFMTASTPPASTRFDCILSMDVGAALQASYTDPAYSSDVSKATVVSDPIQYVFDSQTGALLNGAEITLIDRATGQPALVFGDDGASRFPATVTSGGIVTDSAGRTYKLPVGGFRFPVVAPGNYQLKIVPPAGYTAASQVPADQLRQLSGPSGPFQIDAQGSYLLPFVVNGLALFRIDVPLDPRQLPLQVRKTASVSEASAGDLIQYRVTVENSNATVALNATVLLDSMSMGLRYKSGSLRVDGKATAEPVLNASGNGFRLALGSVAARSTRVVTYVVQVTGAAPTGEALNKVVATAGGIATSNEARAIVDIRPFLMSDAATLVGRVSDGGCDAPETKMAGVPGIRILMEDGSYVLSDREGLFHFEGVRPGAHVVQLDVASLPEGYEPVQCLRDTRHGGSAISQFAEVRGGTLWRTNFHLRRTGALVAAPAPAQPAIAPPTAAPAVDWFAGQQAGNALLFPGEGFNPASPAVRVVVKHVAGSSLKLRMNGVTVPDINLDTSDASKDKSFLVTQYQGLPLNEGDNRLEVEVRGAGGALLEKFAQTLHYANSVARAELVSSQSRLIADGRTRAIVAMRLTDRAGKPVRKGVTGTFQLTAPYRVASDLDLQQARQLSGADRAQPTWQVSTDDGVALIELAPTTQAGSIEFAFTHQVERRQVREVVRGWMAPGDQPWVVVGFAAGTAGFNVLDDHAERLGGKGAPKRFTDGQVAFFAKGRILGKWLLTMAYDTDKKTGRDARRPLGGVIDPQRYYDLYADGTEQAYDAASSRKVYLRLERPQFYALFGDLETGFNDTQLARYSRSLTGLKSEFRSNKLAVQAFAADTGFRFARDEIQGSGLASLYRLSRNDIVINSDKVWVEVRDRLRSNLILSSRELTRHADYDISYEAGSIDFRQPIASRDGEGNPIFIVVEYETHGEGTRRWNGGLRAVARVAAGRAEVGATVLRDADPAQTSDLAAVDAKVRLGGTTEVRAEIATSRTNAAGEKRQGQAYLLEAEHRGETLDALAYFRQQDLGFGVGQLNRAEAGTRKFGADVRLGRAQGFSLTVGGWHEDIVATGASRDALRSQVEYRAPRTSIRAGYQFARDEVPSGETLISQQVTLGGSQQLFGNRLQLDADAAVGLAGKGESLDFPNRYRAGLSWAVRPDVRLLASHEITDGAKVDTATTSLGIEAAPWRGMRLATTVNQQGMGEFGGRTYGLYGISQSLILTPRWSVDLAVDGSRTLKGAIAADNIVNLNHPVAAGGYLDEGKTISDDFWAVSAGATYRTPVLSWTARAELRRGDFDDRVALSTALLRQIQDGISMAAAARFSRIRSADGTVATLGLANGSFAWRPLWSRWAVLDKLELRWDEITNGRGARAITAPGGLLGFDGLSVVGDARTRRIVNNLALNLVGAAGIDDRDTAKRAYQRYQVSLYWGSKYVFDTFGADDYAGFSNLIGLEVRRDLSDRLDFSLNAAVRHVASSGTVDYLVGPSVGISPVKNSWVSLGYNIKGFRDRDFSDARYTRAGPFVTLRLKFDQDTPAALFGRAGGK; encoded by the coding sequence ATGACCCGCTCAGCCCGCCTTTTCCTCGCCAGCCTGATCGCCCTCGCGGCGATACTGCTTGGCGTGAGCGGGCCGGCCATCGCAGCGCCGATCGAGAACCGCGCCAGCCTATCGCTGCAGCTCGGTGGGACCCGTCAGACCTATTTTTCCAATACCGTGGTCGCCGACCGACTGCTCCCGCCCTCGCCGTCGAAGGTCATGTTCCTCCGTACCGCGAGCAGCGGTGGGGTGATCGTCCCGACCGACGGCGGGCTGTGCCGCGACGCCAAGGGCAGCTTCTCGTCGAGCGCCGCTGCGCGCGTGGCCGCCGATGGCAGTCAGCAGCAGATGGCGATCGAAACCGCGGCCGCCCACGCCGGCGACAAGCTGATCGTCTCTCTCACCGATGCCAATCGCAACACCGATCCCACCAGCCGTGAGTGGGTCGAGGTGACGCTCACCAGCAGCAATGGCGATGAAGAACTCCTCCGCCTCCGTGAGACCGGCCCGGATACCGGCCTGTTCGCCGCCGAGTTCATGACCGCAAGCACGCCCCCGGCATCGACCCGCTTCGATTGCATCCTGTCGATGGATGTCGGAGCGGCGCTGCAGGCGAGCTACACCGACCCTGCCTACAGCTCGGACGTGTCCAAGGCGACGGTCGTCAGCGATCCGATCCAATATGTCTTCGACAGTCAGACCGGCGCGCTCCTCAATGGCGCCGAGATCACCCTGATCGACCGCGCTACTGGCCAGCCGGCCCTCGTCTTCGGCGACGATGGGGCAAGCCGCTTCCCGGCCACGGTGACCAGCGGCGGTATAGTGACGGACTCGGCTGGACGGACCTACAAGCTACCGGTCGGCGGTTTCCGATTCCCGGTCGTCGCGCCCGGCAATTACCAGCTGAAGATCGTGCCCCCTGCCGGCTACACTGCCGCGAGCCAGGTTCCCGCCGACCAGCTCCGCCAGCTGAGCGGCCCGTCCGGTCCGTTCCAGATCGATGCCCAGGGCTCCTACCTGCTGCCGTTCGTGGTCAACGGGCTTGCCCTCTTCCGCATCGACGTGCCGCTCGACCCGCGCCAGCTGCCGCTGCAGGTCCGCAAGACCGCCTCAGTCAGCGAGGCTAGCGCCGGCGATCTCATTCAGTATCGCGTGACGGTCGAGAACAGCAACGCGACCGTGGCCTTGAACGCCACGGTCCTGCTCGACAGCATGAGCATGGGGCTGCGCTACAAGTCCGGTTCGCTGCGCGTCGATGGCAAGGCGACCGCCGAGCCGGTCCTAAACGCGTCGGGCAACGGCTTTCGCCTGGCGCTCGGCAGCGTGGCTGCCCGTTCGACCCGCGTCGTCACCTATGTCGTCCAGGTCACCGGAGCGGCCCCAACCGGCGAAGCGCTGAACAAGGTCGTCGCGACCGCGGGCGGCATCGCCACCAGCAACGAGGCACGCGCCATCGTCGACATCCGCCCGTTCCTGATGAGCGATGCCGCGACCCTGGTCGGCCGCGTTTCCGACGGAGGCTGCGATGCGCCCGAGACCAAGATGGCGGGCGTCCCCGGCATCCGTATCCTGATGGAGGACGGCAGTTACGTCCTGTCCGACCGCGAAGGCCTATTCCACTTCGAGGGCGTCCGTCCCGGCGCCCACGTCGTCCAGCTCGACGTGGCCAGCCTGCCTGAGGGGTATGAGCCGGTGCAATGCCTTCGCGACACCCGTCACGGCGGCAGCGCCATCTCGCAATTCGCCGAAGTGCGCGGCGGCACTCTGTGGCGCACCAACTTCCACCTGCGTCGCACCGGCGCGCTAGTTGCGGCCCCTGCCCCTGCTCAGCCGGCCATCGCGCCTCCCACCGCGGCTCCGGCGGTCGACTGGTTCGCCGGTCAACAGGCGGGCAATGCGCTGCTGTTCCCTGGTGAGGGTTTCAATCCTGCATCGCCGGCCGTCCGCGTCGTCGTGAAGCATGTCGCCGGCAGCAGCCTCAAGCTACGCATGAACGGTGTCACGGTGCCCGACATCAACCTCGACACCAGCGATGCGAGCAAGGACAAGAGCTTTCTCGTCACTCAGTACCAGGGCTTGCCGCTGAACGAAGGCGATAACCGTCTCGAGGTCGAGGTCCGCGGCGCCGGTGGTGCGCTGCTCGAGAAGTTCGCGCAGACGCTGCACTACGCCAACAGTGTCGCCCGGGCCGAGCTGGTTTCCTCCCAGTCGCGCTTGATCGCCGATGGCCGCACCCGCGCGATCGTCGCGATGCGCCTTACCGACCGTGCCGGCAAGCCGGTCCGCAAGGGCGTCACCGGCACCTTCCAGCTGACTGCGCCTTACCGCGTCGCCAGCGACCTCGACCTGCAGCAGGCCCGCCAGCTATCCGGCGCCGACCGCGCCCAGCCGACCTGGCAGGTGTCGACCGACGATGGCGTCGCGCTGATCGAGCTCGCCCCGACCACGCAGGCCGGGTCGATCGAATTTGCCTTTACTCACCAGGTCGAGCGCCGCCAGGTCCGCGAGGTCGTGCGTGGCTGGATGGCGCCGGGCGACCAGCCTTGGGTCGTCGTCGGCTTCGCCGCCGGTACCGCGGGCTTCAACGTTCTGGACGATCATGCCGAGCGGCTCGGCGGCAAGGGCGCGCCAAAGCGCTTCACCGACGGCCAGGTCGCCTTTTTCGCCAAGGGCCGGATCCTCGGCAAGTGGCTGCTGACCATGGCCTACGACACCGACAAGAAGACCGGCCGCGACGCGCGCCGTCCGCTCGGCGGCGTGATCGATCCGCAGCGCTATTACGACCTCTACGCCGACGGCACCGAGCAGGCCTATGACGCCGCAAGCAGCCGCAAGGTCTACCTCCGCTTGGAGCGCCCACAATTCTACGCGCTGTTCGGCGACCTTGAAACCGGCTTCAACGACACGCAACTGGCCCGCTACAGCCGCAGCCTGACCGGCCTCAAGAGCGAGTTTCGCTCGAACAAGCTGGCGGTCCAAGCGTTCGCCGCCGACACCGGCTTCCGCTTCGCGCGCGACGAGATCCAGGGCTCTGGCCTTGCCTCGCTCTATCGCCTCAGCCGCAACGACATCGTCATCAACTCGGACAAGGTGTGGGTCGAAGTGCGCGACCGCCTTCGCTCCAACCTCATCCTGTCGAGCCGCGAGCTGACCCGCCACGCCGATTACGACATCAGCTACGAGGCCGGCAGCATCGACTTCCGCCAGCCGATCGCCAGCCGGGACGGCGAGGGCAATCCGATCTTCATCGTCGTCGAATACGAAACACACGGCGAAGGCACGCGTCGCTGGAACGGTGGCCTGCGCGCCGTCGCGCGGGTTGCCGCTGGGCGTGCCGAAGTCGGCGCGACCGTGCTGCGCGATGCCGACCCGGCGCAAACCAGCGACCTGGCCGCCGTCGATGCCAAGGTCCGCCTTGGCGGCACTACCGAAGTCCGCGCCGAGATCGCCACCAGCCGCACCAACGCTGCGGGCGAGAAGCGCCAGGGCCAGGCCTATCTGCTCGAGGCCGAGCATCGCGGAGAGACGCTCGACGCCCTCGCCTACTTCCGCCAGCAGGACCTCGGCTTCGGGGTTGGCCAGCTCAACCGTGCGGAAGCCGGCACCCGCAAGTTCGGTGCCGACGTCCGCCTCGGCCGCGCACAGGGTTTTTCGCTAACCGTCGGCGGCTGGCACGAGGACATCGTGGCAACCGGCGCCAGCCGCGACGCGCTGCGCAGCCAGGTCGAATATCGAGCACCCCGCACCTCGATCCGCGCCGGCTATCAGTTCGCTCGCGATGAAGTGCCTTCGGGCGAGACCCTGATCAGCCAGCAGGTCACCCTCGGCGGCTCGCAGCAGCTATTCGGCAACCGCCTGCAGCTCGATGCCGACGCCGCGGTCGGCCTGGCCGGCAAGGGCGAGAGCCTCGACTTCCCAAACCGCTACCGCGCCGGCCTATCCTGGGCGGTCCGCCCCGATGTCCGCCTGCTCGCCAGCCACGAGATCACCGACGGCGCCAAGGTCGACACCGCCACCACCAGCCTCGGCATCGAAGCGGCACCGTGGCGCGGCATGCGCCTGGCGACCACGGTCAACCAGCAGGGCATGGGCGAGTTCGGCGGGCGCACCTACGGCCTCTATGGCATCAGCCAGTCGCTGATCCTCACCCCTCGCTGGAGCGTGGACCTCGCGGTCGACGGGAGCCGCACGCTGAAGGGCGCAATTGCCGCCGACAACATCGTCAACCTGAATCACCCGGTTGCCGCCGGCGGCTACCTCGACGAGGGCAAGACGATCAGCGACGACTTCTGGGCGGTGAGTGCTGGAGCTACCTATCGCACTCCAGTGCTGAGCTGGACCGCGCGTGCCGAGCTTCGCCGCGGCGACTTCGACGACCGGGTCGCGCTGTCGACCGCGCTGCTGCGGCAGATCCAGGATGGCATCAGTATGGCCGCCGCCGCTCGCTTCAGCCGCATTCGAAGCGCCGATGGCACGGTCGCCACGCTCGGCCTCGCCAATGGCTCGTTCGCCTGGCGCCCGCTGTGGTCGCGCTGGGCCGTGCTCGACAAGCTCGAGCTGCGCTGGGACGAGATCACCAACGGTCGCGGCGCCAGAGCGATCACCGCTCCCGGCGGCCTGCTCGGCTTCGACGGCCTGTCGGTAGTCGGTGATGCCCGCACTCGCCGGATCGTCAACAACCTCGCCCTCAACCTCGTCGGCGCGGCCGGCATCGACGATCGCGACACGGCGAAGCGCGCGTACCAGCGCTACCAGGTCTCGCTCTACTGGGGTTCGAAGTATGTCTTCGACACCTTCGGTGCCGACGATTATGCCGGCTTCAGCAACCTCATCGGTCTCGAAGTGCGCCGCGACCTCAGCGACCGGCTGGACTTCAGCCTTAATGCCGCGGTCCGCCATGTCGCTTCTTCGGGCACCGTCGATTACCTGGTCGGCCCGTCGGTCGGGATCTCGCCCGTCAAGAACAGCTGGGTGAGCCTCGGTTACAACATCAAGGGCTTCCGCGATCGCGACTTCTCGGATGCCCGCTACACCCGCGCTGGTCCTTTTGTGACCCTGCGCCTCAAGTTCGACCAGGATACGCCCGCCGCTTTGTTCGGCCGGGCCGGGGGCAAGTGA
- a CDS encoding DUF11 domain-containing protein encodes MLKKIIISFVASSLLAGAAQAQGVSLTARVLQEKTVAEAGVKRVVLVPAGNVTPGQEVIYDLSYANGGAKPAEQVVLTNPVPATLEYVAGDSALVSVDGGKTFAVLTSLKVANADGTQRPAAPKDVTHVRWNLATIAPGASGHVLFKARLK; translated from the coding sequence ATGTTGAAGAAGATCATCATTTCGTTTGTAGCCAGCAGTCTGCTGGCCGGCGCTGCGCAAGCCCAAGGCGTCAGCCTGACGGCCCGCGTGCTGCAGGAAAAGACAGTCGCGGAAGCCGGCGTGAAGCGCGTCGTGCTGGTCCCGGCCGGCAACGTCACGCCGGGCCAGGAGGTCATCTATGACCTGAGCTACGCCAATGGCGGCGCCAAGCCTGCCGAGCAGGTGGTGCTGACCAATCCGGTCCCGGCGACTCTCGAATATGTCGCGGGCGACAGCGCCCTGGTCTCGGTCGACGGCGGCAAGACTTTCGCCGTCCTGACTTCCCTCAAGGTCGCCAACGCCGACGGCACGCAGCGACCCGCTGCGCCCAAGGACGTGACTCACGTGCGCTGGAACCTCGCCACGATCGCCCCGGGGGCAAGCGGCCACGTGCTCTTCAAGGCGCGCCTAAAATAG
- a CDS encoding DUF11 domain-containing protein codes for MTRQTTGRIGRQARLALSLALCAASSTAADAEGTPAGSEIVNVAQLSWVAGGEQRTVQSNAASLKVDERIDVAVASLDGGSVPVAAGDQNRVLSFRVVNAGNAPEAFVLSAVGAIGGDQWDPAITSLALDTNGNGLFDPGVDQTYRAGTDDPLLKADASITVFVLGGVPAGLADAAVGLASLRATAVTGSGAPGTVFAGRGEGSTEAVVGGTTATAITQGSYVASLAVPQLAKAQQIVDPNGGSSALPGALITYTLTASYQGAVPTSGGLVEDPIPAGTSYVAGSLKLNGASLTDAADGDAGEAGTAGIRVAIGALSAKSNAVISFQVRVNS; via the coding sequence ATGACGAGGCAAACGACAGGACGGATCGGACGGCAGGCGCGTCTTGCGCTGTCGCTCGCCCTGTGCGCTGCATCGTCCACGGCCGCCGACGCCGAGGGCACCCCCGCCGGCAGCGAGATCGTCAACGTCGCGCAGCTGAGCTGGGTCGCCGGCGGCGAGCAGCGCACCGTTCAGTCCAACGCAGCTTCGCTCAAGGTCGACGAGCGGATCGACGTCGCCGTCGCCTCGCTCGACGGTGGCAGCGTACCGGTGGCGGCCGGCGACCAGAACAGGGTGCTGTCCTTTCGCGTCGTCAACGCCGGCAACGCACCCGAGGCATTCGTTCTCAGCGCCGTCGGCGCGATCGGCGGTGACCAGTGGGACCCGGCGATCACCAGCCTGGCCCTCGACACCAACGGCAATGGCCTGTTCGATCCGGGGGTCGACCAGACCTATCGTGCCGGCACGGACGATCCGCTGCTCAAGGCCGACGCCAGCATCACCGTTTTCGTCCTTGGGGGTGTTCCCGCCGGCCTTGCGGATGCCGCGGTCGGCCTTGCGTCGCTGCGCGCGACCGCGGTGACCGGCAGCGGCGCACCCGGCACCGTCTTCGCCGGCCGCGGTGAAGGCAGCACCGAAGCCGTCGTCGGGGGCACCACCGCTACCGCGATCACCCAGGGCAGCTATGTCGCTAGCCTAGCCGTGCCACAGCTCGCCAAGGCGCAGCAGATCGTCGATCCGAACGGCGGCAGCTCGGCGCTTCCCGGTGCGCTCATCACCTACACGTTGACGGCTAGCTACCAGGGGGCGGTGCCCACCAGCGGCGGGCTCGTCGAAGATCCGATTCCGGCCGGCACCAGCTACGTCGCCGGCTCGCTCAAGCTCAACGGCGCAAGCCTCACCGACGCCGCGGACGGCGATGCGGGCGAGGCCGGCACGGCTGGGATCCGCGTCGCCATCGGCGCCCTGTCGGCCAAGTCCAACGCCGTCATTTCCTTTCAAGTGCGTGTGAACAGCTAA
- a CDS encoding DUF1508 domain-containing protein: MVFEIYLDSDDRFRWHLRNQSGQIIALAAEAHVDLNEAVRSLAAVRDSSRAEIRHPQD; the protein is encoded by the coding sequence ATGGTGTTTGAAATCTACCTTGATTCCGACGACCGCTTCCGCTGGCATCTGCGTAATCAGAGCGGCCAGATCATCGCGCTCGCGGCCGAGGCTCATGTCGATCTCAACGAGGCCGTGCGCAGCCTGGCGGCGGTGCGCGACAGTAGCCGCGCAGAAATCCGCCACCCTCAGGATTGA
- a CDS encoding response regulator, which produces MNDLRTIILVEDDPDIAILAQLALTEIGGFEVTHYGSGPALLEDSAAIVPDLYLLDYRLPDMTGEELLARLREDPQSAAVPAIFMTASLMPDRIKALKVAGAMDVIAKPFDPLTLADELRARFRNAQS; this is translated from the coding sequence ATGAACGACCTGCGCACCATCATCCTGGTCGAGGACGACCCCGACATCGCCATTCTGGCCCAGCTTGCGCTGACGGAAATCGGCGGGTTCGAGGTTACGCACTACGGCTCCGGCCCGGCCCTGCTGGAGGACAGCGCGGCGATCGTGCCCGACCTCTACCTGCTCGATTACCGCTTGCCGGACATGACTGGGGAGGAACTGCTGGCCAGGCTGCGCGAGGATCCGCAATCCGCCGCAGTCCCGGCGATCTTCATGACGGCCAGCCTGATGCCGGATCGGATCAAAGCGTTAAAGGTGGCCGGTGCGATGGACGTCATTGCTAAGCCTTTCGACCCATTGACGCTTGCCGACGAATTACGCGCGCGCTTCCGTAACGCTCAATCCTGA